The bacterium genome contains the following window.
CTTTTGACGGGCTCCGCCCGTCAAAAGTCAATTGTAAACCCCGTCCCCGCTTGTTGACTTATTCCTCAGTTGGAGATGGGTCGCATTTCTCCGGAGTTCAGGCGCCCCATGTAGTCGTCGAGTGCAGCGCGGATCTTGCCCGAGAGCATCACGACGCCGATGATGTTTGGCACTGCCATTCCGAGGATCATCAGGTCGCCGAAATCGAGGACGGCCTGGGCCTGGAAGATGGCACCGAGCCAGGCGAAAGCCAGGAAGAGGGCCTTGTACAGGGCGATGCTGCGCAAGCCGAAGAGCTGCACCCAGCATTGTTCGCCGTAGTAGCTCCACGAGATCATCGTGCTGAAGGCGAAGAGTACGGCCGTGATTCCGAGCACGACCTTGAACCAGGGGAAGGCGCTCTCGAAGGCCCAGCTGGTCATGGTGATGCCGGAGAGGCCTTCTTGGAGGTGCGCTCCGGTCACGACGATCACGAGGCCGGTCATGGTGCATACCACGATCGTGTCGATGAACGGCTCGAGCAACGCCACGATGCCTTCGCGGATCGGCTCGTCCGTGGCCGCGGCGGAGTGCGCGATCGACGCTGAGCCTGTGCCGGCCTCGTTCGAGAACGCGGCGCGACGGAAGCCCTGGACCATCGCCCCGATGACGCCCCCGGCGGCTGCGGTGGGGGCGAAGGCCTCGCGTAGGATCGTGCCAAACGCGGCGCCCAGCTCACCGGCGTGCATGAGCAGGATGACGGCACCGGTCAGCACGTAGATCGTACACATGATCGGAACCAGATAGCCCGCGACCTCGCCGATTCGCCTGATACCGCCGACGATCACCAATCCGACGATCGTGGCCAGAGCACCGCCGAAGAGGATTGCACCCGTCGTGTTGTCGAGCATCGGGACCAGGCTCGCGAACTGGGCGAAGGATTGGTTCGACTGGAACATGTTGCCGCCGCCGAAGCTGCCGCCGATGCACATCACCGCGAAGACCACGGCGAGAATCCTTCCGAGCCTGGCATATCCCAACTCGGCCAGGCCGTCGCGCAGGTAGTGCATCGGGCCACCGGAGACGTGCCCATCTTCGCGAATCGTCTTGTACTTCTGCCCGAGCGTGCACTCGGCGAACTTGGACGTCATGCCGAGGATTCCCGCCATGACCATCCAGAAGATGGCTCCTGGTCCGCCGACTCCGACGGCAACGGCCACGCCAGCGATGTTGCCGAGCCCGACCGTGGCCGAGAGAGCCGCGGAGAGGGCCTGGAAATGGGAGATCTCACCGGTCTCGCCTTCCCTGGTGTAGCGCCCCCGCACGCAGTCGATGCCGTGGCGGAAGGCGCGCACGTTCACGAACTGGAAGCGCAGCGTGAAGAAGGTGGCACCGAGCATCAGCCAGACGACGACGATCGGCAGCTGGATGCCGTCATCCCAGAACGCCAGATCGAAGAAGAGGACTGCCGCGACCCAATCGACCAGAACGGTCTGGAAGAGGCTCTCGAGGGTGGCAAGGAAACCCGCGTTCTGTTCCATGATCACGTCGCTCCCGGGGTCGTCGGGCCCGAAGGGGGAGCGGGCCGTGATGGGTGGATGGCAGGTTCAGGGGTCTTGTCTAGCATAAGCGGTCCTCATGACGGCAGCGACCCTTTCCGAGCATGCATCCAAGACCCTTTTGGCCGAGCACGGCATCCCGATCTCTCGCGAGGCGGTGGCGGCCGATGCTGCGTCGGCCGCTGATGCGGCAGAACGGATCGGCTTCCCGGTGGCCCTCAAGCTTTGTGGCGACAGCATCGCTCACAAGACCGAACGCGATCTGGTCCGGCTAGGCCTCGTCGACAAGGCCGCCGTGCGGAATGCCGCCGAAGACCTCCTGGCAAGGGCGACCCCCGAAGACGGCCCGGTCGAATTACTGGTCGCGGAGATGGTTGCGGGTCGTCGGGAGTTGATTGCCGGCCTGGTCCGCGATCCTCAGTTCGGCCCCTGCGTCGTGTTGGGGCTCGGTGGCATTCTGACCGAAGCCCTCAAAGACGTTGCGTTTGCAGCAGTGCCCATCGATCGGAAGGCCGCCCGCGGTTTGATCGGGCGGTTGCGCGCCTCGCATCTGATCAGCGAGCCTTTTCGCGGGGAGCCGGCTGCTGATCTCGATGAA
Protein-coding sequences here:
- a CDS encoding alanine:cation symporter family protein produces the protein MEQNAGFLATLESLFQTVLVDWVAAVLFFDLAFWDDGIQLPIVVVWLMLGATFFTLRFQFVNVRAFRHGIDCVRGRYTREGETGEISHFQALSAALSATVGLGNIAGVAVAVGVGGPGAIFWMVMAGILGMTSKFAECTLGQKYKTIREDGHVSGGPMHYLRDGLAELGYARLGRILAVVFAVMCIGGSFGGGNMFQSNQSFAQFASLVPMLDNTTGAILFGGALATIVGLVIVGGIRRIGEVAGYLVPIMCTIYVLTGAVILLMHAGELGAAFGTILREAFAPTAAAGGVIGAMVQGFRRAAFSNEAGTGSASIAHSAAATDEPIREGIVALLEPFIDTIVVCTMTGLVIVVTGAHLQEGLSGITMTSWAFESAFPWFKVVLGITAVLFAFSTMISWSYYGEQCWVQLFGLRSIALYKALFLAFAWLGAIFQAQAVLDFGDLMILGMAVPNIIGVVMLSGKIRAALDDYMGRLNSGEMRPISN